The sequence CGGACCAGCGGAAGCCGTCCTTGCCGATACCGACGCCGTAGCGGATGGCGTCGCCGCCCGGCTGGACGAGATAGAGCATGCGCTCCTTGAGATGGACGACGATGGTGCCGGGCGCCTCGCCGGTCGTGTCGACGACGATCTGGCGGCGGAATTCCGGCTTGACCTTGAGGTATGGCACCTCAGGCACGTTGAAGCCGTTGTCGGTCAAAGCGGCATACATCACATCGGCGCCGGTGATGTTCTTGTCGACGCTGATCGCCGGCCGCATCGGCGGCACGGAGCCGGTGACCGTATTGTCGAGCTCCAGCGCCGGCATGCCGCCATCACCCGAGGTCGAGCAGCCGGCGGCGCTGAGCAGCGCCAGCGCGCCTGCCCCGGACAGGACGGCGCGGCGGGAAACATGATGATCGGTATCGATTGCGTCGCCGTTTCGTGGCGGCGTCAGACCTTGCGGCAACTCACGCATATACCCAAACCCTACGCTGTCGGCGGGAAGCACGGTCCGGCCGGATAGCGGGCATTTTCATCATTCATGGTTGATAAAGCGTGAACGCCTTGCGCCGCCTGCATTTGCATGCTGCCTGGCGGCATCAGGCCGTGCTGGCGATCGCCAACCGAGCGCTCCTGCACAAAAAGACCCAGCTCGGGTCATAATCCCGGCACCGGCCTCTCCTACCCATCGGGCGATCAGCGAGGGGCCTGCATGTGCAAGACGTTAAAAACCGACATCACGCTTTTTGCCGCTGCCATTGTCGCGGCCGCCTTGGTTCTCGGTGCCGATGTCAGCCTCGCCGATATCATGAGCACGCTGGGCGGCGCGAACTGACGCCGACCGGCCGTTGGCGCAACTGATAGCGCGGCAATTCAGGAAAAAGTGCGCGGCGGTTTCCGTCCGAAATTGCGTAAAAACTAAAATCACGCCCCTTTACATTCTCCCAGGGCTCAGGATTTATCCTTTTCCTTAACCCAAGGGAGACAGACATGTCCTTCGAAAACTGGGCCGCTTTCGCCGCCGCGTCGACCATCCTCCTCATCATTCCGGGGCCGACCATCCTGCTGGTCGTGTCCTATGCGCTTGGCCAGGGCTGGCGCACCGCTTTGCCGATGGCGGTTGGCGTGGCGCTTGGCGACTTCACCGCCATGACCTTGTCGATGCTCGGCATCGGCGCGCTGCTCGCCGCTTCGGCGACCGTTTTCACCGTCCTGAAGCTGATTGGCGCCGGCTATCTGATCTATCTCGGCGTAAAGCTGTTCCGCGCCGGCGGCGCGCTGAAGGCAGAACCCCGCACCGATGCGGTGTCTTCCGCCAAGATGATGGCGCATGCCTGGCTGGTCACCGCGCTCAATCCCAAAAGCATCACCTTCTTCGTCGCCTTCCTGCCGCAGTTCCTCGACCGGCATGCCGATTTCTGGACGCAGATGCTCATCTTCGAGACAACTTTCCTGGCGCTCGCCTTTGCCAATGCCTTCGGCTATGCGCTGATCGCGGCGCGCGCCCGCAATGTCGTGCGCAATCCCAAGGCGATCCGCATCTTCAACCGCACCGGCGGCACGCTGCTGGTCGGCGCCGGCATCGCGACGGTGGCGATGCGTTCGGGTAATTAGCCGGCCTGTCTTCCATCAGAAACCGGTTTCCGGTTTCGGATGGTGGTTCACCACTTCACGCTGATACCCAGATTGCCCTCCAGGATGCGGCGTTTGTCGCCGCCGAGATTGGTGGTGTAGTCGCCGGTGGCGAAGATGCTGACCTTGTCGGTCACCTCAGCGACGAGGCCACCGCCAAACTCGAACGAGGTCGATCGGCCCTCGGTCGAGATGTCGGTGGTGTCGAAGCTGACACGGTCGGTGCCGCCGAAATCATGCCAGATGTTGGCCTTCAGGTAGGGCTGCAGCGTGATGCCGTTGAAAGTGGTCTCGCCTTGCAGCCGCGCACCCAGCCGGCCGCTGACGCTGTCGTCGGTGCCGAAGGAAACGGACGAGAAGCGGTCGTTGGTGTCGTTGAGCGACAGATGCTGCCAGACCAGTTGCGCCTGCGGTTCGAGCGTCCAGCCCTGCGCCAGCGCTATGGGATAGCCGCCTTCCAGCGATGCGGTGACGCCGGTTCCACCGACATCGATGCCGATGTCGCGCGACGATGTCGCGTCGCCGCCGAAGAAGGTGGCCATCAGCACACCGTCAAGGTACCAGCCGCCCTGGCCGATCCGCGTCCAGTAACCGCCGATGCTGGCGCCGCTGACGTCGAGGCTGCCGACTGACAGATCGTTCCATCCCAGCGCCTGGCCGCGCACATCGCCCTTCATACTGGCATAGGCGATGAACAGGCCGGCGCGATCGATTCCGCCTGAGGCGGTCTCGCGTCCGAACACGTCGAAGCCCGCCTGGAGGCCGAACAGCGTGCCGTCGAAGGAGGGCGACACCTTCCCCGACCAGCCCATTTTGGCGTCCTGGCCATAAATGCGGCCCCAGACCGGCGACAGTTCCGGGTCGGACAGCAGGCTCTGCTCGCCACGCCGTTCGTGGAAGGTGCCGAGCGTCGTCATCGCCAGATGCTCGGCCACAGGCGGCAAGGCCGAATAGACCGGCACCTCGATGCGGTAGAGCGGGATCACGGCTGCCTGCACCGCGGTCGCTCCGGGCGTCGGCGGCGTCGGCTGGACCGGTGGCGGGCCCGGCAGCGTCGGCACCGGCAATACCGGCGCTGCGGTCGGCACCACCGGCGGAGGTGGCGGCGGATCTGCGGGTGGCGCCGGTGGTGGTGGCGGTGGCGGCTCGGGTTCCGGGTCGCTGGCCTGCACCGGTGGTGTCGGATCGACCGGCGGGGTGTTGATGTCGCCCTCGGTCGGCGGCGGAGTCGGCGGCAGTTCGGAGGGCGGCGGTGGCGGCGGCTCGGCCGCCGGCGGCTCAGGTTCCGGCGGTGGCGTGGGTTCGAGCGCCGGCGGGGCTGGTGCGGGTGTCGCCGGTGTGGTCAGCGTCGAGCGCAGGTACCAGTTCTCGTCGCTGCCGGCGCTGACGCCGCCCTTGAACAGATAATATTCGAAGGCGCCGGCGGCGACCGGGGCGTCGAGTGCGAAGGTGGTGGCGCCTGAAGTGGCGCCGTTGACCGCCTGGACGACCATGATGCCGTCCTGCGTGGTCGAGGCACCCGCGCCGCCGACATTGACCACGGAAATGCCGGTCGAGCCGGACGCCGTCCCGCCCGACAGCACCAGCCGGTCCGAGGCGGAGGAATCGTCACCGAGCACGGTCTGGACAAGCAGCAGGCCGCCGGCGCCGACATAATTGCCCGAGATCGTCAGCCTGTCGGTCGCGCCCGTGCTGCCGTTGGTCAGGTCGATCCGCCCGGCATTGGTGACCTGCGCCAGTTGGCCTGCCGTGAAGGCCTGGATCGTGGCGTTGAAGCCCCCACCAAAGAGCGTGCTGGATGCATCGACGCTGAGCGAGCCCGTGCCGGTGCCGCTGTCGCCGAGCTTGAGAATGCCGTCGAGCATTAGTTCTGTATCGTTGGTGGCGTCGATCGTCTCCCAGTTCTGCACCCGGCTGATTCCGTCCAGCTTGACGTTGTCGAAGGTCAGCGCATCGGCACCGAGACCGCCATTCAGGGCATCCGTGCCGCCGAGATTGGCGTTGGTGAGGTTGCTGAGTTTGGCGGTGTCGTTGTCGGCGCCGAGATCGACCGCGCCATAGATGATGCCGCCGCCATTCCAGACGAAACTGTCGGAACCAAAGCTCATCAGCACATCGCCGCCGATCGTGCCGCCTGATATCGTCACGCTGTCATTGCCGCCGCTGACGCTGATGTTGCCGCCGATCGTGCCGCCCGACAGGATGATGGCGTCCTGGTCGAAGCCGGTGACGAGGTTGCGGTCGATGGTGCCGCCGGACATGTTGAAATAGTTCTTGTCGAGCTTCATGTTGACCCGGCCGATGCGACCGCCGGTCATCACGGCGTTATCGCCATCGTCGAAGAAATCGACGATGCGCCCGCCCGTCATGGTGAACGTGTCCAGCCCGTCGCCCTGGTTGAGCGATCCGACCTGGCCGCCGCTCATGTTGAAGTCGTCGATGCCGGCGCCCTGCTGGACATTGCCGGCGACAGTGCCGCCACCGATGGTGAAGAAATCCGTGCCGCCGCCCTGGTCGACCGTGCCGGCGATGGTGCCGGACTGCATGTTGATGCGGTCCGTGCCGACGCCAAAGGTGACGTTGCCGCTCACCTGCCCGGTGCCGCCGGCGGGAAAGGTCAGCGTGTTGTCGCCGCTGGTATCGGTAAGGCTGCCGCCCGAATCGCCGCTATCGCAGGTGAAGGTGGTATCCCCCGCCGACGGAACCAGCACGCAGGCCGCCAAGGCTGCGGAATTCGGCAGCAACGCCAGCGCTGTAGTTGCAAGTAAGCTAATAAACCATGGATGGATTTGCCATGGTTTTCGCCGCAAAAAAGAAATCGACTCACCAACGTATTTCGAACAGCCATTCGGACGCTGTATTTCAAAATGCCGCATCGCGTCCCCTCTCAGATCGCGATTACAAGCCCTTCGCCGCGCCGCAATGAAGCCACAATTTGTTCGATTTTACAAAGCCTAATCTACGCCAAATGGTTGATGAACTGCAAAGGCTACTGGGACAGACCTTGTATAGCGCGTGATTGGCACGTCCGTGGCCCATGCTTTAAGATCGCTTTGGCCCGAAGGGCTCTGGGGGGCTTATCCCGGGTCGATCAGAGGATGTTGCATGGGATTCAGGGACGCGTTCGGCCTGACATTTTCGGGCGCCACCGAAGCAGGGTTCACGCCCTACAACCAGGCGGTGAGCCAATTGCAGTGCTTCATCGGCGATCCCGTCGGCTCCGTCGACCGCGCCATCGCGGAAAATCCCGGTTTCGTCATGGCGCATGCCTTCAAGGGCTACCTCTTCGGCCTTGCCACCGAGCGGGAGGCGACGGCCGTGGCCAGGGCCTGCCACGAGGCGGCATTGCCGCTTGCCGCGACGACGCGCGAAGCGGCGCATGTCTTAGCCCTCGGCCACCTCGCCAACGGGCGCTGGCATGACGCCGCTGGGATTCTTGAGGATATCGCGATCGAGAACCCGCTCGACGCGGTGGCGCTGCAGGTCGGACACCAGATCGATTTCTTCACCGGCAATGCCCGCATGTTGCGCGACCGCATCGCCCGCGCCTTGCCGTCATGGCAGAACGGGATGCCCGGCTACCACGCCATCCTCGGCATGCAGGCCTTCGGGCTGGAGGAAATGGGCGACTATAACAGGGCTGAAAAGCTTGGCCGCATGGCCGTCGAGATCGAACCGCGCGACGGCTGGGCGCAGCATGCCGTGGCGCATGTCATGGAAATGCAAAGCCGGCAAAGGGATGGCATCGCCTGGATGCGCGCCGATCCCGAAGCCTGGACAAGGGAGAGCTTCCTGCAGGTGCATAATTGGTGGCACCTGGCGCTGTTTCACTATGATCTCGGCGAGACCGACCAGGTGCTGGCGCTCTATGACGGACCGATCTATGGCACGCCATCGACGATGGCGCTCAACATGGTCGATGCGTCGGCAATCCTGTGGCGGCTCTATCTCGGCGGCATCGATGTCGGCGACCGCTGGACAGCGCTCGCCGGCAATTGGCCCAAGGCCGGCGCCGGCGACTACGCCTTCAACGATGCGCACGCGATGATGGCCTTCGTCGGCGCCGGCCTCGACGGACCCGCACGGACCTTGCTTGAAGCACAGCGCGAGGCGATGCGTGGCAGTGACGACAATGCAGCTTTCACCAGGGATGTCGGCCATCCCTTGACGCTGGCAATCAAGGCTTTCGGCGAAGGCAACTACACCGAGGCCGTGCGGCTGATCCGGCCGATCCGGGCGATCGCGCACCGCTTTGGTGGCAGCCATGCACAGCGCGATGTCATCGACCTGACGCTGATCGAAGCGGCTCTGCGGGCCGGCGACGGCGCTCTCGCCAGGGCGCTGACGGCCGAGCGTTCGATGGCGCGGCCGGACAGTCCGCTGTCGGCGCTGTTTTCGCGACGCGCGGCCGATTTGTCAGAGAATTGACCCGGAGCGGATCTTGCCTTAAAAACTGGCTCGGCCAGATTTTTTCGGGATCCGAAAAAAATAAGGACGTGGGAGGAAAACATGTATCTCGGCCTCGACCTGGGCACGTCGGGCGTCAAGGCGCTGCTGATCGATGCCGGACAAACCGTCGTCGGCTCCGGCCATGGCTCACTTGATGTTTCGCGGCCGCATCCCGGCTGGTCCGAACAGGATCCGTCCCACTGGATACGCGCCTGCGAAGACGCGATCGCGGAATTGAAGGCCTCCCATCCCAGGGAGTTCGCGGCGGTGAAAGGCATTGGCCTGTCCGGCCAGATGCATGGCGCCACCTTGCTAGATTCGGCTGACGCAGTGCTGCGCCCCTGCATTCTGTGGAACGACACGCGCAGCCATGTCGAGGCGGCGGCGCTCGACGCCGATCCGCGCTTCCGCGCGCTGACCGGCAACATCGTTTTTCCCGGCTTCACCGCGCCCAAGCTCGCCTGGGTGAAGAACAACGAGCCCGCTGTCTTCGCGAAAGTGGCCAGGGTGTTGCTGCCGAAGGACTTTCTGCGGCTTTGGCTGACCGGCGAGCACATTTCGGAAATGTCCGACTCGGCCGGAACGTCCTGGCTCGATGTTGGCAAGCGCCGCTGGTCGCCCGAATTGCTGGCGGCTACGTCGCTCGACGAGAAGCAGATGCCGTCCTTGGTGGAGGGCACTGAGAAGGCTGGCGGTTTGCGCAGCGAATTGGCGTCGAAATGGGGTGTCGAGGCCGGCATCCCGATTGCCGGCGGTGCCGGCGACAATGCGGCCTCGGCCTGCGGCATGGGCACGGTCGGCGCCGGCCACGCCTTCGTCTCGCTCGGCACGTCGGGCGTGCTGTTTGCCGCCAACGCGTCCTATCTGCCCAACCCGGCAAGCGCGGTCCACACCTTCTGTCATGCGCTGCCCGACACCTGGCACCAGATGGGCGTCATCCTGTCGGCGACCGATTCGCTCAACTGGCTGTCGGAGATCACAGGCAAAGGCGCGGGCGAGCTGACGTCGGAACTCGGCGATACGCTGAAGGCGCCGACCGGCGTCTCCTTCCTGCCCTATCTCTCGGGCGAGCGCACGCCGCACAATGATTCCGCCATCCGTGGCTCCTTCACCGGGCTGGCGCATGAATCGAGCCGCGCGGTGCTGACGCAGGCTGTGCTCGAAGGCGTCGCCTTCGCCTTCCGCGACAGTCTCGAAGCCCTGAAGACAGCCGGCACCACATTGACCCGCGTGACGGCGATCGGCGGCGGTTCGCGCTCACGCTATTGGCTGAAATCGATCGCCACCGCGCTGCAGGTGCCGGTGGATATTCCCGCCGACGGCGATTTCGGCGCCGCCTTCGGCGCGGCCCGGCTCGGCCTCATCGCGG is a genomic window of Mesorhizobium huakuii containing:
- a CDS encoding L,D-transpeptidase → MRELPQGLTPPRNGDAIDTDHHVSRRAVLSGAGALALLSAAGCSTSGDGGMPALELDNTVTGSVPPMRPAISVDKNITGADVMYAALTDNGFNVPEVPYLKVKPEFRRQIVVDTTGEAPGTIVVHLKERMLYLVQPGGDAIRYGVGIGKDGFRWSGRANIQYGREWPTWTPPPEMIQRKPELVKWQGGQPGGLTNPLGARALYIYQDGKDTGYRIHGSPEWWSIGQAMSSGCVRLINQDIIDLYSRVSKKNPVVVM
- a CDS encoding LysE family translocator; its protein translation is MSFENWAAFAAASTILLIIPGPTILLVVSYALGQGWRTALPMAVGVALGDFTAMTLSMLGIGALLAASATVFTVLKLIGAGYLIYLGVKLFRAGGALKAEPRTDAVSSAKMMAHAWLVTALNPKSITFFVAFLPQFLDRHADFWTQMLIFETTFLALAFANAFGYALIAARARNVVRNPKAIRIFNRTGGTLLVGAGIATVAMRSGN
- a CDS encoding autotransporter outer membrane beta-barrel domain-containing protein, with the protein product MRHFEIQRPNGCSKYVGESISFLRRKPWQIHPWFISLLATTALALLPNSAALAACVLVPSAGDTTFTCDSGDSGGSLTDTSGDNTLTFPAGGTGQVSGNVTFGVGTDRINMQSGTIAGTVDQGGGTDFFTIGGGTVAGNVQQGAGIDDFNMSGGQVGSLNQGDGLDTFTMTGGRIVDFFDDGDNAVMTGGRIGRVNMKLDKNYFNMSGGTIDRNLVTGFDQDAIILSGGTIGGNISVSGGNDSVTISGGTIGGDVLMSFGSDSFVWNGGGIIYGAVDLGADNDTAKLSNLTNANLGGTDALNGGLGADALTFDNVKLDGISRVQNWETIDATNDTELMLDGILKLGDSGTGTGSLSVDASSTLFGGGFNATIQAFTAGQLAQVTNAGRIDLTNGSTGATDRLTISGNYVGAGGLLLVQTVLGDDSSASDRLVLSGGTASGSTGISVVNVGGAGASTTQDGIMVVQAVNGATSGATTFALDAPVAAGAFEYYLFKGGVSAGSDENWYLRSTLTTPATPAPAPPALEPTPPPEPEPPAAEPPPPPPSELPPTPPPTEGDINTPPVDPTPPVQASDPEPEPPPPPPPAPPADPPPPPPVVPTAAPVLPVPTLPGPPPVQPTPPTPGATAVQAAVIPLYRIEVPVYSALPPVAEHLAMTTLGTFHERRGEQSLLSDPELSPVWGRIYGQDAKMGWSGKVSPSFDGTLFGLQAGFDVFGRETASGGIDRAGLFIAYASMKGDVRGQALGWNDLSVGSLDVSGASIGGYWTRIGQGGWYLDGVLMATFFGGDATSSRDIGIDVGGTGVTASLEGGYPIALAQGWTLEPQAQLVWQHLSLNDTNDRFSSVSFGTDDSVSGRLGARLQGETTFNGITLQPYLKANIWHDFGGTDRVSFDTTDISTEGRSTSFEFGGGLVAEVTDKVSIFATGDYTTNLGGDKRRILEGNLGISVKW
- a CDS encoding tetratricopeptide repeat protein, whose protein sequence is MGFRDAFGLTFSGATEAGFTPYNQAVSQLQCFIGDPVGSVDRAIAENPGFVMAHAFKGYLFGLATEREATAVARACHEAALPLAATTREAAHVLALGHLANGRWHDAAGILEDIAIENPLDAVALQVGHQIDFFTGNARMLRDRIARALPSWQNGMPGYHAILGMQAFGLEEMGDYNRAEKLGRMAVEIEPRDGWAQHAVAHVMEMQSRQRDGIAWMRADPEAWTRESFLQVHNWWHLALFHYDLGETDQVLALYDGPIYGTPSTMALNMVDASAILWRLYLGGIDVGDRWTALAGNWPKAGAGDYAFNDAHAMMAFVGAGLDGPARTLLEAQREAMRGSDDNAAFTRDVGHPLTLAIKAFGEGNYTEAVRLIRPIRAIAHRFGGSHAQRDVIDLTLIEAALRAGDGALARALTAERSMARPDSPLSALFSRRAADLSEN
- the xylB gene encoding xylulokinase, with protein sequence MYLGLDLGTSGVKALLIDAGQTVVGSGHGSLDVSRPHPGWSEQDPSHWIRACEDAIAELKASHPREFAAVKGIGLSGQMHGATLLDSADAVLRPCILWNDTRSHVEAAALDADPRFRALTGNIVFPGFTAPKLAWVKNNEPAVFAKVARVLLPKDFLRLWLTGEHISEMSDSAGTSWLDVGKRRWSPELLAATSLDEKQMPSLVEGTEKAGGLRSELASKWGVEAGIPIAGGAGDNAASACGMGTVGAGHAFVSLGTSGVLFAANASYLPNPASAVHTFCHALPDTWHQMGVILSATDSLNWLSEITGKGAGELTSELGDTLKAPTGVSFLPYLSGERTPHNDSAIRGSFTGLAHESSRAVLTQAVLEGVAFAFRDSLEALKTAGTTLTRVTAIGGGSRSRYWLKSIATALQVPVDIPADGDFGAAFGAARLGLIAATGADPLAVCTAPRTDATIEPDAGLGGAYADAYHRYQALYPAIRGATA